The genomic stretch TCCGCACGCCGGCCGCGACCGTGGTCGCGCTCGCCAGCGCCGCGGCGCCACCGGTCATCCGCGCCAGCGCCAGCCGGCGGCCGTGATCGATCGGGGCCGCGCGCCGCCAGCGCCGCCAGCCGTGCGCCGCCAGCCGCCCGAGGTCGAGCGCGGCCAGCACGCCGACCGTGACCGCGACCAGCGCCATCCACGGGAAGCTGATCCAGCCCAGCGTCGGGCCCACCCATTCCTGGCCGGCGCGGTTGAGCCAGATCGTCGCCGGCACCGACAGCGCGAGCAGGGCGATCGCGACCGCCGCGGCGCGGCGCCAGCGCCCGGCCACGCCGGTGTCGCGCACGAGCCGCCGCCACAGGTACACGTGGAAGCCGAGCTGGACCGACGTGCCGATGACGATCGGCGCCAGCTGCCCCAGGGTCATCGGCCCTCGCTGGCCGCCGTGAAGATGCTCTTGGCCATCAGGCTCGGCTGCGCGGTCGCGCGCTGCTTGTACACCGCCGCGCGGATCGCGCGCACGCCGGCGTCGTCGGGCGCGGCCGCGGCCGCCCACTCGGCCAGCTGACACGCCAGCGCCAGATCGGTCGCGGCCACCGCCTCGGCCCGGGCCGCGAGCGCCGCGCCGCCGCCGGCCAGCGCCGCCACCTCGGCCGCGAGCGCGCGCTCGCGCGGCGGCAGCAGGTGGGCCGGGTTGCCGTCCCACCAGCCGCCGTAGCGGCGCCAGACGTTGCGGATGATGAACGCCGGATCGTCGTAGACCGGGCGCAGGTACGGCCGCTCGAGCAGCGCGCTCGGGATCGCGACCGACGCGACCACCTCGTCGAGGCAGAGCCCCTGGTTCATCGCGGCCACGGTCTGATCGTGGATCGTGCGCAGGAGCGTCGCGGTCTCGGCCAGGGCCTGGGCGACCCGATCGGCGCCGATGATCGGCGCGCCGTGGCCGGGCAAGAGCACCGCGGGCGCCAGCGCGCGCATCGCGTCGAGCGCGTCGGCCCACTCGCGCACGTAGCGCTGGACCTTCTGCGGGTTGCCGCAGTTGGGCGCGGCCCAGATGAACAGATCGCCGGTGCACAGCACGCGGGCGTCGGGCAGCCAGGCCCAGGTGTGATCGTCGGTCTCGCCGAGCGCGTGGTGCAGCTCGACCTTGACCTCGCCGATCGCCAGCTTCCAGTGGCCGCGGTAGGTGACGTCGGGGTAGCGGTACTCGGTCGGCCACCGGAGGCCCGGCACGCGGAACTGCCGGGTGTTGATCGCGGTGTTCCAGCCGGCGGTCAGCTTGTAGCGATCGAACCGGGCGGCGACCGCCTCGTGGGCGTAGACCCGGGGCCGCGGGCGCCCGGCCGCCACGGCCGCGTCGTCGAACGGCCCGACGCCCATCGCGTGGTCGACGTGCCCGTGGGTGTAGACCGCGGCCACCACCGGCGCGGTCCGCCAGCGCGTGACCTCGGCGAACACCCGCTGCGCGGTCATGAAGCTGCCGGTGTCGATCAGCCCGACGCCGTCGCCGCCGTCGATCGCGATCACGTTGGCGAAGTTGGCGAGGAAGGCCACGCCCGGCGCGACCTCGGTCATGGGCGTGCCCATGCCCCCGGTGATGATCGAGGTGTGGTCAGTCCGGGCCGCGCCGGTCCAGACCGACTCGGCCCACTCGAGCAAGGACGACATCGGGCCATGGTAGCGCGCGATCGCGGCGCTTGGCGGCCCGACCACGCCCCGGTACCATCGGCCGATGGTCCGTCCGTCCCTGGTCCTCGTCGTCGCCGCGGCGGCGTGCTCGTCCCCTGACGCCGGGCAGCCCGACGCGGCCGGCGCGCCGGCGCCCCTGAGCCAGCGGATCAACACGTTCGATCTGGCCGCGGGCCAGGAGTTGACCAACCAGTGCGTGAGCTGGACGCTCGACAACGACACGCCGCTGTTCATCAACGAGGTGAACCTGTCGACCGGCACCGGCTTCCACCACTCCAACTGGTTCTGGGTGCCGGAGACCTCCTACGCCGGCCCCGACGGCGCCTGGCGCTGCAGCGACCGCAACTACGACGAGGCCCTGGCGGCGGCGATGGGCGGCGTGCTGTTCGCGCAGACCACCCAGGCGGTCGACGAGACCCAGGCGTTCCCGCCCGGCGTCGCGATCGCGATCCCGCCCCACGCCAAGATCGTCGCGGGCGTGCACCTGCTCAACACCAGCGACGAG from Myxococcales bacterium encodes the following:
- a CDS encoding MBL fold metallo-hydrolase, with product MSSLLEWAESVWTGAARTDHTSIITGGMGTPMTEVAPGVAFLANFANVIAIDGGDGVGLIDTGSFMTAQRVFAEVTRWRTAPVVAAVYTHGHVDHAMGVGPFDDAAVAAGRPRPRVYAHEAVAARFDRYKLTAGWNTAINTRQFRVPGLRWPTEYRYPDVTYRGHWKLAIGEVKVELHHALGETDDHTWAWLPDARVLCTGDLFIWAAPNCGNPQKVQRYVREWADALDAMRALAPAVLLPGHGAPIIGADRVAQALAETATLLRTIHDQTVAAMNQGLCLDEVVASVAIPSALLERPYLRPVYDDPAFIIRNVWRRYGGWWDGNPAHLLPPRERALAAEVAALAGGGAALAARAEAVAATDLALACQLAEWAAAAAPDDAGVRAIRAAVYKQRATAQPSLMAKSIFTAASEGR